In Parasteatoda tepidariorum isolate YZ-2023 chromosome 2, CAS_Ptep_4.0, whole genome shotgun sequence, one DNA window encodes the following:
- the LOC122268938 gene encoding gastrula zinc finger protein XlCGF8.2DB-like, producing the protein YFNVAELLIKAGKYHCQYCFYSSCRRADVKRHLRIHTGEKPFQCLLCNRSFNQKSVLKTHMATHLKKKLSIKAGKYHCQFCSYSSYRREDVKRHLRIHTGEKPFQCLLCNKSFNQKSTLKRHLRIHTGEKPFQYTNLLHLILYFLVFSKKSGVYQCTFCHYSNFDKAQLTKHIRVHTGEKPFQCPNCNKCFTQKSNLKSHMLTHYKKYML; encoded by the exons tattttaatgttgcaGAATTATTGATTAAAGCTGGAAAATATCATTGCCAATATTGCTTCTACTCGAGCTGTCGTAGAGCCGATGTAAAAAGGCATTTGAGAATTCACACTGGAGAAAAACCTTTTCAGTGTTTACTTTGTAATAGAAGTTTTAATCAGAAGTCTGTTCTAAAAACCCATATGGCAactcacttgaaaaaaa aattatcAATTAAAGCTGGAAAATATCATTGCCAATTTTGCTCCTACTCGAGCTATCGTAGAGAAGATGTAAAAAGACATTTGAGAATTCACACTGGAGAAAAACCTTTTCAGTGTTTactttgtaataaaagttttaatcagAAGTCTACTCTAAAAAGACATTTGAGAATTCACACTGGCGAAAAACCTTTTCAGTA TACAAATTTACTACatcttattctttattttttagtgttctCCAAGAAAAGTGGAGTGTACCAATGCACATTTTGCCATTATTCGAATTTTGATAAAGCTCAGTTGACCAAACACATCAGAGTTCACACCGGTGAAAAACCCTTCCAGTGTcccaattgtaacaagtgcttTACACAGAAGTCTAATTTGAAAAGTCATATGCTGACCCATTATAAAAAGTACATGTTGTAA